A section of the Telopea speciosissima isolate NSW1024214 ecotype Mountain lineage chromosome 3, Tspe_v1, whole genome shotgun sequence genome encodes:
- the LOC122653706 gene encoding CRM-domain containing factor CFM2, chloroplastic-like, which translates to MLLPLYHHHLSFSSRTLDSFPLFLPSPSLKSVLFQNTKPHKCIIRSSSVDAETLSKSAFERIAEKLRSLGYLEEDSKESERPNNVHGSAGEIFIPLPHQLSKYRVGHTLDSSWSTPENSVPEPGSGAALSRFRKFKSKVQKQKKSAKEEEREPTLAELTIPGRELRRLRTLGIALKKRLKVGKAGITEGIVNGIHERWRRSELVKINCEDICKMNMKRTHEILERKTGGMVIWRSGGTIILYRGADYKYPYFISDTNLTSETPQNGVSSDSSLNSDIDGGKPTRSFCTLGANSCRPGPSNRICPSPLIHGVGSPDKVRFQLPGEMKLAEEADRLLDGLGPRFTDWWGYDPMPVDADLLPGIVPGYRRPPRLLPYGIKPKLTNDEMTILKRLSRPLLCHFAAGRDRNLQGLAESMVKLWEKCEIAKIGIKRGVQNINSEMMAEELKRLTGGMLLSRDREFIVFYRGKDFLPVAVSSALNERRKHGIDKEMMDGSSSIDSVSEPVVKNSESVSVDEIIETNDRREREALSKNCKVRPTKSATELINTKLSVALEKKAKVEKLQEDLEKAVEHQKPEVDKEGITEEERYMLNKVGLRMKPFVLLGELCDLLKYC; encoded by the exons ATGTTGCTTCCTCTTTATCACCACcacctttcattttcttcaagaacCCTAGATTCATTCCCACTGTTCTTACCTTCACCTTCTCTTAAATCTGTATTATTCCAAAACACTAAACCTCACAAATGCATAATTCGAAGCTCTTCAGTCGATGCCGAAACCCTAAGTAAGTCTGCATTCGAAAGAATTGCAGAAAAGCTCCGTAGTCTCGGTTACTTGGAGGAGGATTCAAAAGAAAGCGAACGGCCCAATAACGTCCATGGCTCCGCAGGTGAGATATTCATACCTTTACCTCACCAACTGTCCAAATACAGAGTCGGTCACACGCTCGATTCGAGCTGGAGCACTCCAGAGAACTCAGTTCCGGAGCCGGGGTCAGGAGCGGCATTATCGAGATTTCGTAAGTTTAAGAGTAAGGTACAGAAGCAAAAGAAGTCAGctaaggaagaggagagagaacctACGTTGGCAGAACTTACGATTCCAGGCCGTGAATTGAGGAGGCTTAGGACTCTTGGGATTGCTTTGAAGAAGAGGTTGAAGGTTGGGAAGGCGGGAATCACAGAGGGCATTGTTAATGGAATTCATGAGCGATGGAGGCGGTCTGAGCTTGTGAAGATCAACTGCGAGGATATATGCAAGATGAACATGAAGAGAACTCATGAAATCCTGGAG AGAAAAACAGGAGGGATGGTTATATGGAGGTCTGGAGGTACCATCATCTTATATAGAGGGGCTGATTATAAATATCCTTACTTCATATCCGATACTAATTTAACAAGTGAAACTCCTCAAAATGGGGTGTCTTCAGACTCGAGCTTGAATTCTGATATTGATGGTGGGAAACCTACTAGATCATTTTGCACCCTTGGTGCAAACTCTTGTCGACCAGGTCCTTCTAATAGGATTTGTCCCTCACCGTTGATACATGGAGTTGGTTCTCCAGATAAAGTACGATTCCAACTGCCAGGTGAGATGAAACTTGCAGAAGAAGCTGACCGCCTATTGGATGGGCTAGGTCCACGTTTTACTGATTGGTGGGGATATGATCCAATGCCTGTGGATGCTGATCTTTTACCAGGGATTGTTCCTGGATACCGGAGACCGCCCCGTCTTCTCCCCTATGGGATAAAGCCTAAATTAACAAATgatgaaatgaccattctaAAGAGACTCAGTCGGCCCTTGCTGTGCCATTTTGCAGCAG GGAGAGATAGGAATCTGCAAGGATTGGCCGAGTCCATGGTTAAGCTATGGGAAAAGTGCGAGATTGCAAAGATTGGAATTAAGAGAGGAGTCCAGAATATTAACAGTGAAATGATGGCCGAAGAGTTAAAG CGACTAACTGGAGGAATGCTCCTCTCAAGGGATAGGGAATTTATTGTCTTTTACAGAGGAAAGGATTTTTTGCCAGTGGCAGTTTCTTCTGCACTAAATGAGAGGAGGAAGCATGGAATAGACAAAGAGATGATGGATGGTAGTTCATCAATTGATTCTGTGTCTGAACCTGTTGTAAAGAATTCAGAGTCTGTTTCTGTAGATGAAATTATAGAAACAAATGACAGAAGGGAAAGGGAAGCTCTCTCTAAAAATTGCAAAGTGAGGCCAACAAAATCAGCTACTGAACTCATTAACACCAAGCTGTCTGTG GCATTAGAGAAGAAGGccaaggtggagaagcttcaaGAAGACCTAGAGAAAGCAGTTGAGCACCAGAAACCAGAAGTAGATAAGGAAGGTATcactgaagaagaaagatacaTGCTAAATAAGGTTGGCCTGAGAATGAAGCCTTTTGTACTGTTGGGTGAGTTATGTGATCTGTTGAAGTATTGTTGA